The genomic stretch ACGTTAAGCAGTGGATGACCTCGGACAAACTTATGCTTAATGACGACAGAACCGAATTTGTTGTTACAGCATCACGACATCTATTGAAAAAGGCTGCTGTTAACACTATCAGGGTAGGGGGTTGCGATGTAAGCAAAATGTCTGTTGTGCGGAATTTGGGTGCGTGGTTCGATGATCAACTTACTATGGCCGCACACATAACCAAAATATGAAGTGCTGCTTTGTATCACTTGCGCAACATTACACGCATAAGAAAATACCTTTCAACGGATGAAGCTGCGACTCCTATCCACTCTTTTGTTAGTATCCGAATATACTACTGTAATAGTCTGTTATATGGTGTGCCTAAGTGACATATTGACAATTTGCAGAGAGTTCAAAACGCAGCCGCCTGCAGACTTGTCGTTATGCAGGGCAAATTTTGCCATAATTTACCCCAGTGCTCCATCAGCTGCCTTGGCTTCCTGTCTCATTTCGTATTAATTTTAAGACTTTACCTTTAACTTTCAAAGCCATTCattttgtggattacaagtttattgtttgatttaaaatataaatttattaatgggagcttcgcttttatcgctggctaaatctatatatctTTTGTCTGGCAGGCATTAACTTTAGAGTTCATCTTCTCCTTTACGCGCATTTgataacatacatgtacatcaagAGTGAAAATTTGCGCGTTAATATAAATATTTAgtcacagctaaaagcgaagctcccattgataaatttataacttaaatcaaacaataattttgtattccacaaatcagttaacgtaagggcacattcatgtgacttttgagggaaaagctaagtgattttggagtgaaacaaattttgtatcgagttgatatagccttagatgtacacccaaaaaatagtcttcggtcacatttaagagcaatgatggctcttgatcacagtagataaggcgtgaaaaacaaattcttggaaaacaaatcagaccgaatttttggcgttcgacaagtttacaaattcttgccaataactctgggtgcgtgcaaaccaatcttttatttttttttatacactaCATcttgaggagaaagagtactatgaggcgctgtttttatcatacagacctcgtacaaaaggcagtatttcacaatttttcaagacaaatttcattcattcaatatttagGGCCAACGaggcacgcgtggacttttaattagcgaaaccgttcaaaaaatttccaatatcacctatacggccagccggttctaacttttgacaagcgccaaatttgcgaagaaattttaaaagagttacgcttcaacgtgataaagaatttattgagtctattttttattaacggttttataacgatgtgtaatcttaaaaagcgtttgatacgcttggcattttgagtactcctgcgagcgatgtttatgaacgcctgaaaacaaacggcaaagcgatgaaaattacacttttgagactaccaaaaatcaataaagaaaaataattcggtagaacatttacagagacaacaatttttattcacgaaaacaaatgagtatttaagtgtgtttaagaatcctcaagtctttactagtaagctatATGTTTTGAGCCGTCGGTTTCCCGGcgttggctgttttcaaagatgaactcacgaaaagaaaatcgttcaaagctttctttctacagacaaaattataactaaatagtcttcggaaagttttttctttctatttgaggtgaattaatatcgactaaaggctctttaaagttctgtaagcttaagcttatatcaaacctcataggaggtcagatcagtgtctcagtcaaatcttaatacaaacgtgcataaactagcttcataaactgcgcagctagacttcatgaaattagatataaatacaataattactcaggcttaccatatttcgagatgcagctcctgaaagctatcaagtaaggcaaggatcgcttgagcctttataattctcgtacgcatccagcaaggtgaaaaacaaaagcgatgccatccgaaatcggattatcggctttgacaagcgacgcatttttcaaccaaaaacccaataaacaaaccagccatgaataagagaacactcttgatagcagctgtattccattttgtacatccagtggaaaaagacagttaaaaacatcgatcacaagttgactcaaaactctgtaactttcaaagtaaacaattttcaagatgctgcataaattttacgcatgaactcacctgtcatattttaaccaatcagagcataaaaattggacgtagagcgtgaccaacacgtgaccatggtaagaaaaggtcttccccgcctgtatttaaaaaaactggctgaatttttgcgtctgaggtccgtttgaaagcaaaatcgtaatagtgtggggcgatactgacataaacacaacatatttgatatgaatttaaaacaaaagtaaacgtgagcctgcgatcatttgaaaacaagtaaattgtcagcggataacttcaaaaaaatactcgaccacGATGGGTCGaaacctgagcccgcgattcggtcaggtgatagtggtcagcggataccctgttttgacagctgtcaattgatgacaacattgatgtgcaatcagctttctcctgggctctaaaagtagctagaaagtgtgagagttaacattggtatgcctgtggtgcggacggacggtcggtcggtcgctcggtcggtcggtcacgtgattaccaaattttctgggatgggtagatttccttagcaatggggctccgcccacacGCGCGCttgcgcgcgcgtggagctccgctataagtaataaaattgttattacgaattatttttattgtattattattattattattattattattattattattattattgttattattatcagaCAAAACTGTCAAAACTGTGCCTACTGGCTTACAAGGACTTTAATGGAGGATTTAACATTGTTTGATTTCTAAACTTAAACAACTGTAAACGCAAAGTATTAACAAAAATcttgcatttttaaaataaaagttattgaTTTTGCAGTTTCTCCCTGTTTTTTCTGCAAATCAATTTCTTAATGATCTCTTTCTTTATGTCCCTCTTGAAGAATGCATAGACCCAAGGGTTGATGGCGGAATTCAGGACTAACATGGGTATTTTATAGACTTTATCATTACAACGGGGATAATAAAGAAGTGATACTAAACTGCAGCGCAAATATATTCCATAGCAGACGAGAAACACGACTATTACAATCGCCATCATTGTTACTGCTGATCTGTCCTGACTTCTGACTGTCAAATCTCTGTGGTTGAAGCGTAGCTGCTTTGCTAAGGTGGCTGACGATCTATCATGTTTATATACGACAAATATCATAGAGGAAAAGCAGAATATTAGAAAGCAGCATGAGAAAATCTCCCAAAACATCGCAAATATGTTGACAAAATTCCGCTTAACGGGAGCAGGTAAGAAAAATGAAGTTATGACAAATCCCACAGGGATTGCCCAGGAAACAAAAATCATTTGGATAACACGACCTCGGCTCATAAAATTTAGATACTTTAAAGGCGTAACAATCGCCACGTAACGATCCAGAACTAAACTGCACAAGCTTGTCACTGATGCGTAGCCGACCAGCCATCGTATTCGATTGATATTACATCTTAAAGACGATCGCGAATCGTCGCTAGTTTTGACGATTTCGTAGAAAACCTCTGAAGGGAAAACGCTAGCCCCTACACCGAGATCCGCTACTGCAAGAGAAAtgataaaagcgttggttttAGTGAGGAGCCGTCGTTTgctgcaaacaagaaaaataatggaGCCATTTCCAGCCGCCGCCACAATGGATAGTGTCCAACCAAGGATCGTAAACCAAGTTTCCATTCACAACTTCAGCTTAGAGCTGTCGAATATACTGAAGAGATAGTTTTTGTTTCTAAACGAAGGTATCTGACACTGACTTTTTATCAGCACCTCAACTGGAAATTTGCTACTTCTGGTTACGGTAAGTAGGTGCGACTAAAAGTAAATGCGATCAAAGAGTCTGTTCACGGCGATTCTTCATCCAAACTGAATCCAAATCCAAGTTACAATGTTGTGATCGTTGAACATAAACTCTAGCTGAAAGCTTTAAGTTCGCGTTGATTGAGGTCCTCGATCGGAAGGAAAGGTAAGGATATCTTTTAAACATCTGGTAACGTTTGCGGCTTATCTTAAGAACATAATATACCATATATGCGTCAATGAATGACCTGACAATCATTGCTTAGATGGCTGTAGGACAGCAAATTGCATTAAGACCAATTAGAAGGGTCAGTTTAAAGAAGCTCTCGTTTAACTCAACGAAAAACAATTTATTGGAGACTTCAGGATCCTGTTattaaatgcaaataagctgCTCTGTATTTTGTTTCTTGATTCACTTGCTGTGAAATCTAATAACCGATATTAATTGAGCGATTAAAACTTTGTTCAATGTCAACAATAAATAAACGTTTATACAAAGCCTGGAAATTCCCGTCCGTTTTTGACTTACTCGTCATTAGAGGGATATGATTTAGGGGCAATTTTACGGTGATCCgttcaggcgcggatccacaccgacTTCCACCGTTTTACtaaaatcggtcagatttttcatagtaaatatatttttaataataaaaaactctCCAAGCTGCAATCTTGCTCCATATCCAACATACAACATGGAAGTTTACTTTGATGAAATAATCGGCCGATTTGCAAAGATCACCCGAAGAGAATGGAACTGAGAAATATCCTGTGTGAACGACTTAGAAACCCAGCAAAGGGgactttttggagttaaaatccGAAAAATTTCACGATACGTGACTCATAGCCCGGAGTCCCCTTCCCCACCCCACCGAAACTTCCACCTTCGGTTCtagtttaggaaatcggtcagtatttatccggGATCTGCGCCTGCAGTTAgtgacaaaacacaaaaaaaaatttagaaaaattagAGGGGTAGCTACCTTCTACTTTACTTGTAACTGAAAGTGTTAATTCAACGAATGGGAAATTCGTGGAGACTTGAAACCCCTTGTGTTATCAGACGCAACAAGCCTCTCTGCAGTTATTTTGTCATGGTTCAActattgaaaatgaagaaatgataaagaagcctgaaaaaaaaattcaggactcaACTATTGTTGATTCTGATGACTAATGCCGGGAGACTTAAAGatcgaaacaaacaaacaaataaatggaCAAATAACCAAAACTCGTCCTTTGGACTTCGTAATCATGGGATATGTAATTCTTGCTCCTGCCAAACATTCCCTGGTCGTTCAAAAGATTGATAGCGCTATCGATCCACCACATAAAtcattatccagtggataagtattaggaaaaccaactGCGCTATATATTCAGTGAACACAGAAAGTCGAACATCAGCACCGGACGTTCACAGCTGTTCGTTTTTATACTTTAGCATATTAAAAATTACAACCTCACGGCAAATTGAGCACACGTCAATGTACGGAAAAGCTGCTCAATGGTTTATTAAATAAAACTGGTACAGCTGAAACCCATGCATGCTTAACCGGCAATGCAACCGGTAATGTTTACTCTTACTATATATTAATAGGTTTACCCAAAGAAATATAGTTTTCATTAAAACGCTAATGCGCCTCTTCGAAGAATCCTGAAACTCTGCCAAGAGTTTAAAGTGGACATTCTCCCATTTTTCTATCGTTAAAAGATGAACAATATTGAAAATTTTTCCCTTAGCATCtaaattttgcttcttttttctgttttttgaggTATGACATACTTGGGCGACCCCTTTTGGATTTGTGACAACTACAttaatttttccttgttttgtttaGGATTGATGAATACGTGCGTTTTGTCAATGCTTTGACGATGTGACATAAATAGTAAGAGACAGTAGTATATATCCTCAATTGCTTGACATTTTGTTCTTAATGGACTGTTGACAAAGTCGAGCTACATTTACCCACCGTAAAATGATGGGCTTCCCTGATAGGATCTACTTTGTTATCGATCCTTTTTTGAAGTCGCTCTGCAGATCAGCTTTCTTGTCTCCTTTTTTATGTCCCTCTTGAAGAAAGCGTGCACCCAAGGGTTTATGGTGGAGTTTAAGATCAATATAGGTAATTTATAATGTcttttgtcaatatttttttaaaaatacaaaatatttttttaaaagactcTCCGCCACAACAACATTAATCGACCAGCCACCCAATGTCTTTTGTCCGTAACGAATTGAGAACGAGAAGGCGTTGTAGATTTTGTACTCAATGTGGTCGTTATTgctttaatttccattttttctctttttttcttctcttgaaAAACCGAGCTCGATAAGTCACCGAGCTCGATAAGTCATCGAGCTCGATAACCATTTCTACTTTGTCCCCCCGGAAGAGTGAGAGGCCTCGAGCTCGGTATCGACAAATCGAGGCCGGTTGACATATCGAGCTCGATAAACTCGTATCGAGCTCGGTTGCCCAGAAAACTAAACTGATCGCTAAACTGATCCGATATATCGACTTCGATAAACCCGTATCGAGCTCGGTTTCCTGAGCTCCATTTGTTTATCGAGGACGGTTGACATGTCGAGCTCGATAAACTCGTATCGAGCTCGGTTGCCCAGATATCTAAACTGATCCAACTGATCCACATCATGCAGAACATGACGCGACCTCAAAGAACATCGTTGAAGTATTTATAAAACCCGGGTATTCAATCCtaaacaaaacaaggaaaaatgtAGTCGTCACAAATCCAAAGGGGATCGCCCAAGAAAGGAATATCGTGCATTTGAATCACTCGACGTGCAGTTACGCACGTTACGTATTTTAAAGGCTTTACAATAGCTATATAGCGATCTGTCACCAAGCTGCACAAATTGAATGCCGACGCGTATCCCAATAGCCATCGTATTAACCTAGGGAGCCAGATCGACCAGGTTCGAGACCATTTACACCTGCCTCCTGAGATCTCGCAGAAGAAGAGAGAAGGAACGACGCCCACTCCAACAAGAAAATCTGCCACAGCAAGCGAAGCTATGaacgcgttggttttggtgcggaGAGGTCGCTTGCGGCCAACAAGGGAGATAATGAAGCCATTTCCAGTTATCGTCAGAACCGAAAGAGCCCAGCCAAGAACCCAAAACCAGATTTCCATACTGTATGATTACTCTATCTTGGCTACGATCAATACTCCTAACGAGAAAATGAAAGCACCTGCATTCACCTGCTCCGATTTTACTTAGTGTTGTACTGACTTATGCATATATATCACACAATAATTACACTTTGACAACAAGTGAATCCAAAGCGGTCAGCGATGATGATGGCTGCTTCTTTTGAAGCTGACTAGTTTAGTGTTATTTGTTGCGTTTTATGTGtgtttaaataatttagtttttcGTGTAAGAGTTCCTGTTCAAAAACgcacttaaaaaatattattttgctcAATATTGACTTACGTGCGTGTGTGCGTGCGTgcgtgtttgtgttttaatgaataacaTTAAGCTATAGAATAAAGTCAATCTTGTTAAAAGGCCATAATTAGTCAGTTTTACTATCACGTGCCCTTCtccattctaatttttttcttttttttcttatcaggTACACGTAGTTTAAACAACCTTGTACTAATTAATATTGTACAACTAATGTATTACAACTATAGGATAGagtaaaaattaaatacaaatacaaattaaataCAAGCGAGTCAGCAATTTCTCTAAACAGACTATTTATTAATTACTATATCTATTTCAAAGATATTCCCTTCTTTTAAAAGGAGGACATATTAGGAGGTATGCTATTATTGGAAATTTTGGTTCTCCGTGCAAGTTTTTCTCgagtattttttattattatgaagTAGGAAAGCTTTAGTTGAATTATTTGTGACGATCAGGGCAAAATATGTtaacgtttttcttttcttgacgCGCTTTTACGATCTATTTTCAACACACACTACGGGGAGTTTTGAGTTTAGTTCTGGATAAGGACCGGCTTGGCCTTGTAGTTATTAGTTAATTACTCATCCGTTAAAAAAATAACTGCGGAATAATTATCAAATAATTTATTGatcatgttttgaaaaaaaaaaaaaaaacaaaagaaaaaaaaagacaaaaacaaaaacaaggaagatcgaagggctcttagatttcttttcaaaatataaGCAAGTCAGGCTTGAGATTCGTGTTGTATTTAGACAATTAGTTGAAACCC from Porites lutea chromosome 1, jaPorLute2.1, whole genome shotgun sequence encodes the following:
- the LOC140933912 gene encoding histamine H2 receptor-like, which gives rise to METWFTILGWTLSIVAAAGNGSIIFLVCSKRRLLTKTNAFIISLAVADLGVGASVFPSEVFYEIVKTSDDSRSSLRCNINRIRWLVGYASVTSLCSLVLDRYVAIVTPLKYLNFMSRGRVIQMIFVSWAIPVGFVITSFFLPAPVKRNFVNIFAMFWEIFSCCFLIFCFSSMIFVVYKHDRSSATLAKQLRFNHRDLTVRSQDRSAVTMMAIVIVVFLVCYGIYLRCSLVSLLYYPRCNDKVYKIPMLVLNSAINPWVYAFFKRDIKKEIIKKLICRKNREKLQNQ